One segment of Tamlana crocina DNA contains the following:
- a CDS encoding 2-isopropylmalate synthase gives MSDNKVQIFDTTLRDGEQVPGCKLNTDQKLIIAEQLDKLGVDIIEAGFPVSSPGDFKSVEAISKIVKNATVCGLTRSVENDIKVAAEALKYAKTPRIHTGIGTSDSHIKHKFRSNREAIIERAVKAVSYAKTFVEDVEFYAEDAGRTDNDYLAQVCEAVIKAGATVLNIPDTTGYCLPSEYGAKIKYLKENVKGIDKAILSCHCHNDLGLATANSIEGVINGARQIECTINGIGERAGNTALEEVVMILRQHPYLNLDTNIKSEMLYGISQLVSDNMGIYTQPNKAIVGANAFAHSSGIHQDGVIKNRETYEIIDPKDVGVTESAIVLTARSGRAALAYRAKNIGYELTKLQLDEIYANFLDFADTKKEVDDNDIHYIIENSKVYKEITSA, from the coding sequence ATGTCTGATAACAAAGTACAAATTTTTGACACAACGTTAAGAGATGGCGAGCAAGTCCCTGGATGCAAGCTTAATACCGACCAAAAATTAATCATAGCCGAGCAGCTGGATAAATTAGGGGTTGATATTATTGAAGCTGGTTTTCCGGTGTCTAGCCCCGGTGATTTTAAATCGGTCGAAGCTATTTCCAAAATAGTAAAAAACGCTACCGTTTGCGGTTTAACGCGCTCAGTAGAAAACGATATAAAAGTTGCTGCCGAAGCTTTAAAGTATGCTAAAACGCCAAGAATACACACTGGTATTGGTACTTCGGACTCCCATATAAAACACAAATTCAGATCTAACAGAGAGGCCATTATCGAGCGCGCTGTTAAAGCAGTAAGCTATGCTAAAACTTTTGTAGAAGATGTTGAGTTTTACGCAGAAGATGCCGGTAGAACCGATAACGATTATTTGGCACAAGTTTGTGAAGCCGTTATTAAAGCAGGTGCTACCGTATTGAATATTCCTGATACTACAGGCTATTGCTTGCCTAGCGAGTATGGTGCAAAAATTAAATATTTGAAGGAAAACGTTAAGGGTATTGATAAAGCCATTTTATCCTGCCACTGCCATAACGATTTAGGCTTGGCTACGGCCAATTCCATTGAAGGGGTAATTAACGGCGCCCGACAAATTGAGTGTACCATAAACGGTATTGGCGAGCGTGCAGGAAACACTGCTTTAGAAGAAGTGGTAATGATTTTAAGGCAGCACCCTTATTTAAATTTGGATACCAACATAAAGTCTGAAATGCTTTATGGCATTAGCCAATTAGTTTCAGATAACATGGGTATTTACACCCAACCCAACAAAGCTATTGTAGGGGCCAACGCCTTTGCTCACAGTTCGGGCATCCATCAAGATGGGGTAATCAAAAACCGTGAAACTTACGAAATCATCGACCCTAAAGATGTTGGTGTTACAGAATCGGCTATTGTATTGACTGCCAGAAGTGGTAGAGCCGCATTAGCTTACAGAGCAAAAAATATTGGATATGAATTAACCAAGCTTCAATTGGATGAAATCTATGCTAATTTCTTAGATTTTGCCGATACTAAAAAAGAAGTTGATGATAACGACATCCATTACATTATAGAAAACAGCAAAGTGTACAAAGAAATCACTTCTGCTTAA
- a CDS encoding O-acetylhomoserine aminocarboxypropyltransferase/cysteine synthase family protein produces the protein MSNQKLATNALHAGHDVTTNAGTRAVPIYQTTSYVFNNTDHAANLFSLQELGFIYTRLNNPTNQILQERLAAVEGGIGAVVFASGTSAISTGLLTLLKAGDHIVASSSLYGGTYNLLNVTLPRLGITTTFVDADNPDNFAEAVQDNTRAFFVESLGNPKLDVLDLKSISVHAKAAGVPFIVDNTVATPALLNPIEHGANIVIHSLTKYIGGQGTSLGGAIIDAGTFDWTNGKFPEFTEPSAGYHGLVYSEALGAAAYTFKLILEGLRDLGGALSPTNAFNIIQGLETLPVCIKQHSENALEIAKWLEEQPEVAWVNYPGLESSKYKELADKYLPKGQSGIVTFGAKGGFDAAKAISDNTKLFSLLANIGDTKSLIIHPASTTHQQLTEEQQASAGVSGDLIRLSVGIEDVEDLKADLKEAFAKI, from the coding sequence ATGAGTAATCAAAAATTAGCAACAAATGCTTTACATGCTGGGCATGATGTAACAACCAATGCAGGAACAAGGGCTGTTCCTATTTATCAAACTACATCTTATGTGTTCAACAATACAGACCATGCAGCCAATTTGTTTTCATTACAGGAATTAGGGTTTATTTATACCCGTTTAAATAATCCTACCAACCAAATTTTGCAAGAACGTTTGGCAGCTGTTGAGGGCGGTATTGGCGCTGTGGTGTTCGCTTCCGGAACCTCGGCAATTTCTACTGGTTTGCTTACTTTGTTAAAAGCTGGTGACCATATTGTAGCATCAAGCAGCTTGTATGGAGGAACTTATAACTTGTTGAACGTAACGTTGCCAAGGTTGGGCATTACTACAACCTTTGTAGATGCCGATAACCCAGATAACTTTGCAGAGGCAGTTCAGGATAATACCAGAGCATTTTTTGTAGAATCTTTAGGAAACCCCAAGCTGGATGTGTTGGATTTAAAGTCTATTTCGGTGCATGCTAAGGCTGCTGGGGTGCCTTTTATTGTAGATAACACCGTGGCAACTCCCGCTTTGCTTAACCCGATTGAGCATGGCGCCAACATTGTAATCCATTCGTTAACAAAATACATTGGTGGTCAAGGTACTTCTTTAGGAGGTGCTATTATTGATGCTGGTACTTTCGATTGGACCAACGGAAAGTTCCCGGAGTTTACAGAGCCATCGGCAGGTTACCATGGTTTAGTGTATAGCGAGGCACTTGGGGCAGCAGCCTACACATTCAAATTAATTTTAGAAGGCTTAAGGGATTTAGGTGGCGCATTGAGCCCTACCAATGCTTTTAACATCATCCAAGGGTTGGAGACTCTGCCAGTTTGTATAAAGCAGCATAGTGAAAATGCACTTGAAATAGCTAAATGGTTAGAAGAGCAGCCAGAAGTGGCGTGGGTAAATTATCCTGGTTTAGAAAGCAGTAAGTATAAAGAATTGGCCGATAAGTATTTGCCAAAAGGGCAGAGTGGTATTGTAACCTTTGGTGCCAAGGGCGGATTTGATGCGGCAAAAGCCATTTCAGATAACACCAAATTATTCTCGTTATTGGCCAATATTGGAGATACCAAATCCCTAATTATTCACCCAGCGAGTACAACCCACCAGCAATTAACTGAAGAACAGCAAGCATCAGCAGGTGTTTCAGGTGATTTAATTAGATTGTCGGTTGGAATTGAGGATGTTGAGGATTTAAAAGCCGATTTAAAAGAGGCTTTCGCAAAAATATAA
- the thrA gene encoding bifunctional aspartate kinase/homoserine dehydrogenase I, producing the protein MKHPLQHINIKNYTTESGVLVSELKLSYQVFGQTLGEAPIILVNHALTGNSNVAGEDGWWKDLIGDNKVIDTNLYTILAFNIPGNGYDGFIIKNYKDFVARDVANIFLLGLEKLEIKKVFATIGGSLGGGIAWEMAVNNPDFTEHLITVATDWKATDWLIANCQIQEQFLLNSKNPVHDARMHAMLCYRTPESFKERFKRSKNEDLEIFNVESWLLHHGKKLQERFQLSAYKLMNQLLKTIDVTKGRANDFNVLDNIKANIHIVGVDSDLFFTAEENRETHKQLALTHPNVTYNEIHSVHGHDAFLMEYEQLEKIIEGIFVPDSKRKRMKVLKFGGKSLANGKGLETVLSIIKNKVEANERLAVVVSARGSATDDLEAILNKALKGKPYQEELEAFKAYQTQPSKTIDFSEEFSVLDKLFEGVSLLRDYSKKTKDNILAQGELLSVKLIANLLNEQGIKAKATDARELIKTDEAFGNAQPFSKLSKENTEKYFKDNKDVVNVVTGFIASNLKNETTTLGRNGSNYTAALLANFLDAEELQNYTHVNGIYTADPSLVADAEQIRELSYSEANELANFGTSVLHAKTIIPLVEKNINLRILNTFNPDDEGTLITARPSTKEVTSLSVLDNVALLNLEGRGLLGKIGVDARIFGALSNHGISVSIVSQGSSERGIGLIIDADQATQAVIALEREFESDFYSQDVNKIDVVDDVAVISIVGIELSSFHKPFNALIKNQITPLLFNNTVTGKNVSLVVKKNQLHKAVNVIHGEVFGISKKINIAIFGHGGVGGALINQILKSKADIEKRKGINLNVFAIANSKQVLLNRNGAAKTWKEDIAKVSSNLSVEDIITFAKNHHLENLIAVDNTASSEFYKNYVPLVEAGFDLVSSNKIANTISHNFYRDLRLQLKENNKQYLYETTVGAGLPLIDTIKLLHESGENITRIRGVFSGTLSYLFNNFSVQDKPFSAIIQETIDKGFTEPDPREDFSGNDVARKLLILARELDLQNEFEDVSVQNLIPDAYQNISVEEFLSQLNVLDKQYQKIKDFQKPGHVLRYVGDLSGDLSKDKGTLEVKLVSIPEDSTLGHVKGSDAIFEIFTESYGAQPIVIQGAGAGAEVTARGVFGDILRLSKHIN; encoded by the coding sequence TTGAAGCACCCGTTGCAACATATCAATATTAAAAATTATACCACCGAAAGTGGTGTGCTCGTTTCAGAGCTTAAACTGAGTTACCAGGTATTCGGACAAACATTGGGCGAGGCGCCTATTATCCTTGTAAATCATGCCTTAACCGGGAATAGCAATGTGGCCGGTGAAGATGGCTGGTGGAAAGATTTAATTGGAGACAACAAAGTAATCGATACCAATTTATACACCATTTTGGCTTTTAATATTCCTGGAAACGGTTACGATGGTTTCATAATTAAAAATTACAAGGATTTCGTAGCGCGGGATGTGGCCAACATCTTTTTATTAGGGCTCGAAAAACTGGAAATAAAAAAAGTTTTCGCCACTATTGGCGGCTCTCTTGGTGGCGGTATTGCTTGGGAAATGGCAGTGAACAACCCCGATTTTACTGAGCATTTAATCACTGTAGCTACAGATTGGAAGGCTACCGATTGGCTCATTGCCAATTGCCAAATTCAAGAACAATTTCTATTGAATTCCAAAAATCCGGTGCACGATGCCCGAATGCATGCCATGTTGTGTTACCGCACGCCCGAATCGTTTAAGGAACGTTTCAAACGCTCCAAAAATGAAGATCTGGAGATTTTTAATGTGGAAAGTTGGTTGCTTCATCACGGAAAAAAATTGCAGGAACGGTTTCAGCTTTCTGCCTATAAATTGATGAACCAATTGCTGAAAACTATCGATGTTACGAAAGGCCGAGCGAACGATTTTAATGTTTTGGATAACATCAAAGCCAACATACATATTGTTGGGGTAGATTCCGATTTGTTTTTTACAGCTGAAGAAAACCGTGAAACCCATAAGCAATTGGCTTTAACGCACCCAAATGTAACTTATAATGAAATACATTCGGTACACGGGCACGATGCGTTTTTAATGGAATACGAGCAGTTGGAAAAAATTATTGAAGGCATTTTTGTGCCAGATTCAAAAAGAAAAAGAATGAAAGTATTGAAGTTTGGAGGGAAATCGTTAGCTAACGGAAAAGGGTTGGAAACGGTGCTTTCAATTATAAAAAATAAAGTAGAAGCGAACGAACGTTTGGCGGTTGTGGTATCGGCAAGGGGTTCGGCCACAGATGATTTAGAGGCGATTTTAAACAAAGCCCTAAAAGGAAAACCCTATCAAGAAGAGTTGGAGGCCTTTAAAGCTTACCAAACACAGCCATCAAAAACCATCGATTTTTCAGAAGAGTTTTCGGTTCTCGATAAGTTGTTTGAGGGTGTAAGTTTATTGCGCGATTACAGTAAAAAAACAAAAGACAATATTTTAGCACAGGGCGAATTGTTATCGGTTAAGCTCATTGCCAATTTGTTGAATGAGCAAGGCATAAAAGCCAAAGCTACCGATGCCCGCGAATTGATAAAAACCGATGAGGCTTTTGGTAATGCACAGCCGTTTTCAAAGCTGTCTAAAGAAAATACCGAAAAGTATTTCAAGGATAATAAAGATGTGGTGAATGTGGTAACTGGTTTTATTGCATCCAATTTAAAGAACGAAACCACAACTTTGGGACGCAACGGCAGCAATTACACGGCAGCACTTTTGGCCAATTTTTTGGATGCCGAAGAATTACAAAATTACACCCACGTAAACGGTATTTATACCGCCGACCCTAGTTTGGTGGCCGATGCCGAGCAGATTCGTGAACTCTCGTACAGTGAGGCCAACGAATTGGCTAATTTCGGAACTTCGGTGTTGCATGCCAAAACCATTATTCCGTTGGTTGAAAAGAATATCAACCTTCGTATTTTAAATACCTTCAATCCAGACGATGAAGGAACATTGATAACGGCCAGGCCGAGCACAAAAGAGGTCACCTCGCTATCGGTTCTCGATAATGTAGCGTTATTGAATTTAGAAGGGCGCGGATTGTTAGGAAAAATTGGTGTCGATGCCAGAATTTTTGGGGCGTTGAGTAACCATGGCATTAGCGTGAGCATTGTGTCGCAAGGTTCTTCGGAACGCGGTATTGGTTTAATCATTGATGCCGACCAAGCTACACAGGCGGTAATTGCCCTGGAGCGTGAGTTTGAAAGCGATTTCTATTCTCAGGATGTCAATAAAATTGATGTGGTAGACGATGTAGCTGTAATTTCCATTGTAGGTATTGAGCTTAGTTCGTTCCACAAGCCATTCAATGCCTTAATCAAAAACCAAATTACCCCATTGCTTTTCAACAATACCGTAACAGGTAAAAATGTGAGTTTGGTCGTTAAAAAGAATCAATTGCATAAAGCGGTGAATGTTATTCACGGTGAAGTTTTTGGGATTTCAAAAAAGATAAACATTGCCATTTTTGGCCACGGCGGAGTTGGTGGTGCGCTGATCAATCAAATTTTAAAATCGAAAGCCGATATTGAGAAACGAAAAGGTATTAACTTAAATGTGTTTGCCATTGCCAATTCCAAACAGGTGCTTTTAAACCGAAACGGTGCCGCAAAAACTTGGAAAGAAGATATTGCCAAGGTGAGTAGTAACCTTTCAGTTGAAGATATTATCACTTTTGCAAAAAATCATCATTTGGAAAACCTTATCGCGGTTGATAATACGGCGAGTTCAGAATTCTATAAAAACTATGTGCCGTTGGTTGAGGCTGGCTTCGATTTAGTATCGTCTAACAAGATAGCAAATACCATTTCGCACAATTTTTACAGAGATTTGCGCCTTCAGTTAAAAGAGAACAATAAGCAATATTTGTATGAAACTACGGTTGGTGCGGGGTTGCCATTAATTGATACCATTAAGCTGTTGCACGAATCGGGCGAGAATATTACACGAATCCGAGGCGTGTTTTCGGGAACCTTAAGCTATTTGTTCAATAATTTTTCGGTTCAGGACAAACCGTTTAGCGCAATAATTCAGGAAACCATTGATAAAGGTTTTACCGAGCCCGACCCGCGTGAAGATTTTTCAGGGAACGATGTGGCTAGAAAATTGTTGATTTTAGCGCGTGAGCTGGATTTGCAGAACGAATTTGAGGATGTTTCGGTTCAGAATTTAATTCCAGACGCTTACCAAAACATTTCAGTGGAGGAATTTTTAAGCCAACTGAATGTGTTGGACAAGCAGTACCAAAAGATAAAAGACTTCCAAAAACCGGGGCATGTGCTTAGGTATGTGGGTGATTTAAGTGGCGACCTTTCTAAAGATAAAGGGACTTTGGAAGTGAAATTGGTTTCTATTCCCGAAGACAGTACTTTGGGGCATGTAAAAGGCAGTGATGCCATTTTCGAAATATTCACCGAAAGTTACGGTGCACAACCTATCGTAATCCAAGGTGCTGGTGCTGGTGCTGAGGTTACGGCCAGAGGTGTGTTTGGCGATATTTTAAGGTTGTCGAAACATATAAATTAA
- a CDS encoding aminotransferase class I/II-fold pyridoxal phosphate-dependent enzyme, producing the protein MSEKKKQFETEAIRTQTETTQFSEHSVPLYLTSGFVFDDAEEMRASFAEEKQRDLYSRYGNPNVNEFVDKVCAMEGAEAGFAFASGMAAVFSTFATLLEAGDHVVSCSSVFGATHGLFTKYLPKWNIECTYFNVGEVDSVESLIQPNTKFIYAETPTNPGVDVLDLEFLSAICKKHDILLVIDNCFATPYLQNPIKHGADLVIHSATKLMDGQGRVLGGVTVGKKELIREIYLFSRLTGPSMSAFNAWVLSKSLETLAVRVEKHCENALKIATYLEAHPKVKWVKYPFLKSHPKHEVAKKQMRLGGNIVAFEVEGGLEGGKTFLDSLKMCSLSANLGDTRTIVTHPASTTHAKVEPEVKAAAGITDGMARVSVGLEHVDDIIADLEQALK; encoded by the coding sequence ATGAGCGAGAAGAAAAAACAATTTGAAACAGAAGCCATTCGCACGCAAACCGAAACCACGCAGTTTTCAGAGCATTCTGTACCGTTATATTTAACATCGGGGTTTGTTTTTGATGATGCAGAAGAAATGAGGGCATCGTTTGCCGAGGAAAAACAGCGCGATCTGTACAGCCGTTATGGCAACCCTAACGTCAATGAGTTTGTTGACAAAGTTTGCGCTATGGAAGGCGCTGAAGCCGGTTTCGCTTTTGCTAGTGGCATGGCTGCCGTATTTTCAACCTTTGCAACCTTGCTGGAGGCTGGCGATCATGTGGTGTCATGCAGTTCCGTTTTTGGTGCCACCCACGGACTATTCACAAAATATTTGCCGAAATGGAATATTGAATGCACCTATTTTAATGTGGGCGAAGTAGATTCGGTTGAAAGTTTAATCCAACCCAATACCAAATTCATTTATGCTGAAACCCCAACCAACCCAGGAGTTGACGTGTTGGATCTGGAATTTTTAAGCGCAATTTGCAAAAAGCACGATATCCTTTTGGTGATAGACAATTGCTTCGCCACCCCATATTTACAAAACCCTATTAAACACGGTGCGGATTTGGTAATCCATTCAGCTACCAAATTAATGGATGGCCAAGGGCGTGTACTCGGCGGGGTTACCGTAGGCAAAAAAGAATTGATTCGAGAGATTTATTTGTTCTCAAGACTTACTGGTCCATCTATGAGTGCGTTCAATGCTTGGGTATTGTCAAAATCATTGGAAACACTTGCGGTGAGAGTAGAAAAACATTGTGAAAACGCCTTGAAAATCGCTACTTATTTGGAGGCGCATCCTAAAGTAAAATGGGTAAAATACCCGTTTTTAAAGTCGCATCCCAAACATGAGGTGGCGAAAAAGCAGATGCGTTTAGGTGGAAATATTGTGGCTTTTGAGGTTGAAGGCGGTTTGGAAGGTGGAAAAACGTTTTTAGACAGTTTAAAAATGTGTTCGCTTTCGGCTAATTTAGGAGATACTAGAACCATCGTTACACACCCTGCAAGTACCACGCACGCCAAAGTTGAGCCCGAAGTAAAGGCCGCTGCGGGTATCACTGACGGTATGGCGCGCGTTTCAGTGGGGTTGGAGCATGTCGATGATATTATTGCCGATTTAGAACAGGCGCTTAAATAA
- a CDS encoding PhzF family phenazine biosynthesis protein, producing the protein MINSKTIFQVDAFADEAFKGNPAGVMILDAPLSEDWMQNMAAEMNLSETAFVVPNGKDYDIRFFTPAAEIALCGHATLASAHIIYQLGLKASDESIHFKAKGGNLTITKSDKFLAMAFPQYRFTKTEIPTAFKEIIGFEPVEFYKSDDHWMLAVAENQQQVEHCQPNFEALKLNGLGRLIVTSKANSNDVDFVVRCFVPDMGINEDPVTGSAHCALTPLWSGKLGKQELVSHQISKRGGVLKVAVVGDRVEIKGQAVTIFEAQLKI; encoded by the coding sequence GTGATAAACAGCAAAACCATATTTCAAGTGGATGCCTTTGCCGATGAAGCCTTTAAGGGCAACCCGGCTGGGGTGATGATTCTCGATGCGCCCTTGTCGGAAGATTGGATGCAAAATATGGCTGCTGAAATGAACCTATCGGAAACGGCCTTTGTCGTGCCCAACGGTAAAGACTACGATATTCGGTTTTTTACGCCTGCGGCAGAAATTGCATTGTGCGGACATGCCACTTTGGCTTCTGCGCATATTATTTATCAATTGGGATTGAAAGCTTCAGACGAGAGCATTCATTTTAAAGCAAAGGGCGGAAACTTAACCATAACGAAGAGTGACAAGTTTTTAGCGATGGCTTTTCCGCAGTATCGTTTCACTAAAACAGAAATACCAACAGCTTTTAAGGAAATTATCGGTTTTGAGCCCGTCGAATTTTACAAAAGCGATGACCATTGGATGCTTGCCGTTGCTGAAAATCAACAGCAAGTGGAGCATTGCCAACCTAATTTTGAAGCACTAAAGTTGAATGGGTTGGGACGGTTAATTGTAACTTCAAAAGCAAATAGCAATGATGTTGATTTTGTGGTACGGTGTTTTGTGCCCGATATGGGAATAAACGAAGATCCGGTAACGGGTTCGGCGCATTGTGCCTTAACACCATTATGGTCTGGTAAATTAGGAAAACAAGAATTGGTATCGCATCAAATATCAAAACGAGGAGGTGTGTTAAAAGTAGCTGTAGTTGGGGATAGAGTGGAAATAAAAGGACAGGCCGTAACGATTTTTGAGGCTCAATTGAAAATATAA
- a CDS encoding Rrf2 family transcriptional regulator, with protein MLSKKTKYGLKALTFIARRGEDTPVQVGEIAKAEFIPQKFLESILLSLRKSGILGSKKGKHGGYYLRKEPSEILMTEVMRILEGPIAMVPCVSLNYYEPCDDCPDEALCSVNKLMIQVRDSTLNVFRNTTLADLSNEKR; from the coding sequence ATGTTATCCAAAAAAACAAAGTATGGCCTAAAGGCGCTTACGTTTATTGCCAGAAGGGGTGAAGACACGCCAGTACAGGTTGGGGAAATAGCCAAAGCAGAATTTATTCCGCAGAAATTTTTAGAAAGTATTTTGCTTAGCTTGCGTAAGTCGGGCATACTCGGCTCAAAAAAAGGAAAGCATGGTGGCTATTATCTAAGAAAGGAACCTTCGGAAATTTTAATGACCGAGGTAATGCGGATTTTGGAAGGCCCTATTGCCATGGTACCCTGTGTAAGTTTAAATTATTACGAGCCTTGCGACGACTGCCCCGATGAAGCACTTTGTAGCGTGAACAAACTAATGATTCAGGTGCGCGACAGTACACTCAATGTGTTTAGAAACACTACCTTAGCCGATTTATCGAACGAAAAGCGCTAA
- a CDS encoding DUF2061 domain-containing protein — protein sequence MLLKDKEKATYKEDRTSEKPIRSVVKSLSWRTIGTIDTILISWIITGKLDLAFSIGGIELITKMVLYFFHERVWNSIKWGK from the coding sequence ATGTTACTAAAAGATAAAGAAAAAGCCACTTATAAAGAAGACCGCACCAGTGAAAAGCCTATTAGAAGTGTAGTTAAATCTTTAAGTTGGAGAACTATAGGTACTATAGATACTATATTGATTTCTTGGATTATAACCGGAAAATTGGATTTGGCTTTTTCAATTGGAGGTATCGAGCTGATCACCAAAATGGTATTGTACTTTTTCCACGAGCGCGTTTGGAATTCAATAAAGTGGGGGAAATAA